The segment TACGGTTAAATCGCCCACCGATTAATCcacccccggataatcgacatTCTACTGTATATGGAGGTGCACCGTAAGGCtgcgctctggcaccaatcgaacacgacaaccaactcgaacaaacccatataatcatatggaggtgcactgtcagacacaaacaaacaaacaagacaaacatgtcaaatcccatacatttttccaaagtgggtttattatacaggtgggcttatcccgaacaatttgacagccgtgctgtagaaaaatgaaaacgaaatgacaggaggggattcgatcatttgttgatgtatgcgtgagaattccaatggctgttttggttgatgtgtcgtagtgtgcgtgaaaaactacgtatcacaatcgaatcccctcctgtcattcgttcgtccaatatggccttcccgccaaacctataagcccacctagtccctatacccactttgcatttttcatgttcgatgtcgtgttcgattggtgctagagcgccgggtaaggCGGcactctagcagcaatcgaacacgacatccgacacgaacaaacccacacaatcatatggaggtgcactgtgagacacaaacaaacaaacaagacaaacatcgagtcgaacatgtcagttgattctgtctgtgatgtgcgatacccacctgtgctgtgagtaccttggctgtcaaacgcttcacagctacagtagatagaCTTCAATTCGGGACATTTTCAAGTTTGTTTACGTAGTTTGCCTCTTGTTCGTCTTAAAATTGCGAccagaatatttaaaattgctATCAATAATATTTGCAATGCTTCGCAAttaattataacatcaaatatacaGGTTTGAAACATATTAAACTATTGCGTGTACAtaatgcatgtgtgtgcactgtatgtgttttggcatggatgtttatttacatttttcaattttaacttttttatgatttttatgttattattgATGTGAATAAGTAgtaaattatttgttgaatcttccccctgcagaaggatattcatttaaactatgaaaatgcttcattttcgagatGAAAAGAtaggcgtattgcagtgcatcatgacaggtctataagacatcgaacagctgaggcggcgctctgggaccaatcgaacgagacaaacaaacacgactctgttcgataggtgctctgtcagctgttcgatgtcttatagacctgtcatgatgcactgcaatacgcctttcttttcgtctcgaaaatgaagcattttcatagtttaaatgaatatctacctacagggggaagattcaacTCATAATTTACTAGTTATTCACATCTATAATAACatagaaatcattcaaatttaatattgaaaaatgtaaacaaacgtccatgccaaaacatatacagtgcatacacatggattatgtacacacaatagtttaatacatttcaatcctttatatttgatgttataattgattgaaaagtttaacaataattattgatagcttttttaaatattttgcacgcaattttaagaagaaaaagagacaaactacgtaaacaaacttaaaaatgtcccgaattgaattctatctactgtagctgtgaagcgtttgacagccaaggtactcacagcacaggtgggtatcgaacatcacagacagaatcaactgacatgttcgactcgaCGTTTGtctagtttgtttgtttgtgtctgacagtgcacctccatatgattatatgggtttgttcgtgtcggatgtcgtgttcgattgctgctagagcgccgcctgatagtgcacctatcgaacagagtcgtgtttgtttgtctcgttcgattggtcccagagcgccgcctaagacagttcaaacaaacaaggaATGAATAGAAACAAGgaatgaagaatgaatattgagtgaagtgattgtgaaatatcagtaaattgtgtaaaattttgtgtaattcatcaatacaaaagatttaaaaatatacatatgtgattaaacgaaacaaatcttgttgtttatttcatcgatgacgcttgcttgaaaatataacacaaagaaaaataatccctggcatcgtggcataaggaagctgcttaggcgctgtttgaaagacccacatagaactttgatgctgtttatctactgcaaaaggcgaattagagcagcgatctttagcgtgccaaaatgagctgcttaagcaattctggctatttgggtagtgtgtctattgattttatcgaaaaaacgtaatatattaacaaaaaatttgatgatttgtttatgcacgaaatttaaaatcatgctagcatgagttctaatctcaagtaaattgtccatgcggctcgtagataatgaggaattaatgtaaaaattgaaaaaaaataatgatttcttaatttttatcatcaataatgtcgaaaacacaaagaattctagaataaattcacagaataacacaaaataacacactttaatgtatgtttcaatgttaaataagaactcacaaagtccaaaatatatttttaaagaatattaattcgaaaaaatggggtagataaattatatgaacaaatttaattaatgtaaacaaagtttgaatcctggggaccttatgtcaagtgacgaattgtcaaaatgcactagagtccaccacctgatattttaaAATCCACCTTGATCTCGACCCGTCATATTTCATACATTTGTCACgttcaatgttttgtttgattggtGCCAGAGGGTCTAGTGAGGGAATGGTCAGAGACTCGCCGCAAATTTTGTCGATTTTTTGAATGATATTTGGTAATAACAGCATCTACGATGATGCCACAACACCGTATGCGAGTTTCATCGTGCGTAGACGTGCTCAGTGCAGCAGTAGCTCAATTAAACGAAACTGACATGAACTCTGAACGCGCATTTGAACATGTAAATTTAAGAGGAATTAGAACTAACAAAAATGTGATAAATACGCTTTCAATCCAACACATTCAgattacaggcggtccccgagatacacggtacctcttatacgcggattcggagatacgcggttttctaaatttgacaattctttgagcaaattgtactgatttgacacatcaattgcaaatttccaaataatttccgttttgatcgaatgttaaaaactatttcaaaaggtttaaaacagttatattcagtcagaatcatatcaaataattcataaagtgactaaaaccgccccctacttgcaaaattacacgaaaatttgtgatattttagctggaaatcacgagattcgacttacgcggaaattcgagatacgcggtattttgcggccgttttcggtccccattaaccgtgtatctcggggaccgcctgtatagtTTCTTAAATCGGGCATAAAACCACATTGTTTGGTGATATTCCAAGTGCagtaattatttattattgacACAGGAAATAAGCATCTAGAATCCTGTTCTATtaccgtccaaatagacatagagcgacaacgtcgctcacgacgaaaaatagctcaaaatttcactcgGTGTAGATtaaagtagctcatttgactcagtcaaccaacttgttttttatttgaaaacacacaaaaataggttaaaatatgttcaaatctatttttttgcgtttggcattaatctggcttgtaaaaaactagataatttgattatttaggatgaagcaaaattgtcgcgcgcgacgagtagctctgtttgcaaaattgagctactgtTTGTCGCGCGCGGcgtcgtcgcgcgcgacgtttttgctgtatgtctatttggacggttACACCAGTCGGTCGCGTGGGTGACGAAAGTACATTCAAAATGTTGCTTGGGAATAATAAAAGGCGAGTAACGCTTCTCCATTGTGACGTAAAAGGCTGATCTTCATTTCCAcagggaagaagaagagatcctgcatgatcgcgtacgtcGAAGGGTTCATCGAACAGAAGCGAGAACACCAATCGGGCTTTGTTACAAACAGACGCCTTGTCCCTCTTCAACGGCGAAACGAAATTTGAGAGGggaggtgaaaaaaaaattaaaaaaaaaacaacaaaacatccaGTTCCATTCTCCCGACGCATTGATACAAGAGCAGGATGtttccacgataaaaaaaaactacagtCTCACCATTTTGATTAAATGGATTAAACTAGGgctctccaaactacggctcGCGGGGCGCTTGCGGTCCCTACCCAttctaaaggtagcgtcaaaatgACCCTCAACTAcgttgattgtgaagcaatgcgacccgcgaactgaaaagtttggagacccctggtttAAACAATTGGCACACcatgttttcttatttttgtacAAGTTAATGTTTGAACGAGGAGGAAAACAATAGTTAAAACGAAAAATTAGACATTGCATGACGATTGTAACGCAAGCATCAATAGATAATATGAGTTCAACAGCAACGACAAACATGTACCGACGTGTTTTTGAAGAACCGTCGCCCCCAAAACAATGCCActcaacaaaaacagaaagacGAAAAATCTGACCGAGTCTCATTTAGACAAAACAGTACAAACTCCTATTGCgtgcccgaaaaaaaaaactgtgatGAATCCGAAAATGTGAAAACATGCTCTTACAGTTGAGTTTATAAAATGacagaaagaaataaaataaaaataagtatCAATAAtgctcctttttttgctcgtAATTCACGTATATTTCATTCGGGAAATCATGCAAAGAATTACACCACACATTGTCGTTTCCTTACTTGCTattgaatttttattaatattttgatttttttaagcaaTAAGCATTGATGGAAGCGGATAAGCGTAAAGGGTAATgtagcaagcaagcaagcaaaacggCCGCACTGCCGTATTtattgaatacaaaaaaatggcaatgagaaatttgtaaaacaaatgtaAATGTTAAGGAACCATGATCAGATCACATATGGTGGCTTATTACCAATCTCTGGCAATGTATTCAAGGACCTCCTCTTCCTGCTTCCTGATATGTTTTAAGGCCTCTTGGCGAGTTGTAAATTTGTACCGCTTCATGAAAATACGTATAATCCATTCCATCAGCAGAGTGGAGGTAAAAAATTCAGTGTACTGCAATATTGAGACGTAAGTGAGGTTATAGTTttggtaatgttttttttcaaagcaGCACCATTACCTTTCCATTTAGTTCAATTGGCACAAATTCATTTTCCAGTACTTGCATCATGGCCATCTTCTGATCCTCATTAAACAAGTGACCAACGTCTGTATAGTCGACCAGCTCCTTATTCGCCATCCACTGCTCTTCTAGTTCATCTTTGTGCTTCAGAAATATTTCGTGCAGCTCCTGCCTGTAATCGGCAAATGTGGCTAAGATTTCCGATTCAGGCATGTCGGTGCAATTGCTGCAAACGAGTAAAAGCAATGTAGAAAACTGATCGATCAACAATTTAGATATATTCAGTACTTACAGCACTTtaggtttttcttcttccttttcatCTTGATCGTTGTTTGTGACTTTCTTAGCCTTgtggctttttgttttgctcggcCCTCCCAAGTCTTCCTGCTTCCGTTTGTCTGCCATTTTCTGCCATGCCATTTTACACGCCTGCTCGTCCGGGCTTTCCGTGAAAAAACCTTGCTTCTGCCCATTCTCACTGTCCGTACTACTAACAGCATCGAGCGAAAGGGTTGAGCCGCTTGGTGAGTTTTGGCGTGTTGGAGATTTACCGAGAATTTTCGTTGTGTAAAAGTCGGGTGCGGATGAAGGACCGGGTTGGGAGCTATCGGCTGACGGTTTGTAGGTTCTTTTGATAAGGGCTGGATGGGCGGGCGGAGCCTCGGGCACGTGCTCTTTAACTGGCTTCGGATCGTTTCCTTCTACTCCGGTAGCGTCTTTCGGAGCGCCTGATTCATGAGCCGCGATCTGCGCCTTCATTCTTTTGTTCTCATCTAACAGTTTGTCAATAAACTCGTCGCGACGCTTAATCATCTCCACAAAAGTACGCCCTTGATCTctaatttcaacaaaaaagcaggatTGGTGTAAATTTCTCAGCTCCTCTTGAAACAAAATGTTCAATCTGTTGCGATAAGAACCATCCCGGATGTTAACCCTCATTTCCAGGTAGGGACGCTCGACACATTTCAAGTAATAATCCTTATCCTTTTCGTACGCCGGATCAAGGTTTTCACCAATCAAAGCCAAATTTTGGTCAAATATTTCAAGAAGCTTCGGGTAGACGAACGAATGCCATATTTCGCTCGAGAGAAACTTGTTTCGCTCCGCAAATCCAAACCCCACCCGGGAGCCGCTATACGGTGGATCTTCCACCG is part of the Anopheles gambiae chromosome X, idAnoGambNW_F1_1, whole genome shotgun sequence genome and harbors:
- the LOC5666736 gene encoding uncharacterized protein LOC5666736 — translated: MAVSQLVEKLKFGDRYVLVNFVVKPVEDPPYSGSRVGFGFAERNKFLSSEIWHSFVYPKLLEIFDQNLALIGENLDPAYEKDKDYYLKCVERPYLEMRVNIRDGSYRNRLNILFQEELRNLHQSCFFVEIRDQGRTFVEMIKRRDEFIDKLLDENKRMKAQIAAHESGAPKDATGVEGNDPKPVKEHVPEAPPAHPALIKRTYKPSADSSQPGPSSAPDFYTTKILGKSPTRQNSPSGSTLSLDAVSSTDSENGQKQGFFTESPDEQACKMAWQKMADKRKQEDLGGPSKTKSHKAKKVTNNDQDEKEEEKPKVLNCTDMPESEILATFADYRQELHEIFLKHKDELEEQWMANKELVDYTDVGHLFNEDQKMAMMQVLENEFVPIELNGKYTEFFTSTLLMEWIIRIFMKRYKFTTRQEALKHIRKQEEEVLEYIARDW